One stretch of Cellulomonas wangsupingiae DNA includes these proteins:
- a CDS encoding polyprenyl synthetase family protein → MPERGTVAAEAGPGGPAAELDAYVARVEDEVARRLRPRPGAGVLGPHADAVVGEVRRLALAPGKRMRPRWVRAAFGAAGGTAPLDDVVLLGAALELYHCAALIHDDVIDGADLRRGQASSHRWWADAHRASRWRGDADDFGRSVAILAGCLALGAADTVVAGLPPALQPHWAAMRTATVVGEFAELYATACGDDGPGVMAEVARLKTSHYSVVTPLLMGAVLAARDELQEPLREFGEAVGEAFQLCDDLLDATGTSLTAAKSTGVDAAAGRSTGLLARLTAWEPAIAAEPDMVRRHGLARVLLQDPAVLGRVRSTIDDLLDRAGAALDGAALDPGWDAVLRAAAARLVQAPVAAVDAHV, encoded by the coding sequence ATGCCTGAGCGCGGAACCGTCGCCGCGGAGGCCGGACCCGGCGGCCCCGCGGCCGAGCTCGACGCGTACGTGGCCCGCGTCGAGGACGAGGTGGCGCGGCGGCTGCGGCCGCGCCCGGGCGCCGGCGTGCTGGGCCCGCACGCCGACGCCGTCGTGGGGGAGGTCCGGCGCCTCGCGCTGGCACCGGGCAAGCGGATGCGTCCGCGGTGGGTGCGCGCGGCGTTCGGCGCCGCGGGCGGGACAGCGCCCCTCGACGACGTGGTGCTGCTCGGTGCGGCGCTCGAGCTCTACCACTGCGCCGCGCTGATCCACGACGACGTCATCGACGGTGCCGACCTGCGCCGCGGGCAGGCGTCGTCCCACCGCTGGTGGGCGGACGCGCACCGGGCGTCGCGGTGGCGCGGCGACGCCGACGACTTCGGGCGCAGCGTCGCCATCCTGGCGGGCTGCCTGGCCCTGGGGGCCGCGGACACCGTGGTCGCCGGGCTGCCGCCCGCGCTGCAGCCGCACTGGGCGGCGATGCGCACCGCCACGGTCGTCGGGGAGTTCGCCGAGCTGTACGCGACGGCGTGCGGCGACGACGGCCCCGGCGTGATGGCCGAGGTCGCCCGGCTCAAGACGTCGCACTACTCGGTGGTCACGCCGCTGCTGATGGGCGCCGTGCTCGCGGCACGGGACGAGCTGCAGGAGCCCTTGCGGGAGTTCGGCGAGGCCGTGGGCGAGGCGTTCCAGCTGTGCGACGACCTGCTCGACGCCACGGGCACCTCCCTGACGGCCGCCAAGAGCACGGGCGTGGACGCCGCGGCGGGCCGCTCGACGGGCCTGCTCGCGCGCCTCACCGCGTGGGAGCCGGCCATCGCCGCGGAGCCCGACATGGTGCGCCGTCACGGTCTGGCCCGCGTGCTGCTGCAGGACCCGGCGGTGCTGGGCCGCGTGCGGTCGACGATCGACGACCTCCTCGACCGTGCGGGTGCGGCGCTCGACGGGGCCGCGCTCGACCCCGGGTGGGACGCGGTGCTGCGGGCCGCGGCCGCGCGCCTCGTGCAGGCGCCCGTCGCGGCGGTCGACGCGCACGTCTGA
- the idi gene encoding isopentenyl-diphosphate Delta-isomerase yields the protein MAETDQVELVDEAGRPTGVTTVGRAHRAPGQLHRAFSVMLTRPDGRMLLQRRAASKLRFAGLWTNSCCGHPLPGADVAARAALRVREELGVELVDAREVGRFRYRAPDLSSGHVESEYDHVLLGAFHGGLRPDPREVSETAWVTPDEARGLVEQGLVTPWFADVLRLVDGAVVDA from the coding sequence ATGGCGGAGACGGACCAGGTGGAGCTGGTCGACGAGGCCGGCCGGCCGACGGGGGTGACCACCGTGGGGCGGGCGCACCGCGCACCGGGGCAGCTGCACCGGGCGTTCTCGGTGATGCTGACGCGGCCCGACGGGCGCATGCTCCTGCAGCGCCGCGCCGCGTCGAAGCTGCGGTTCGCCGGGCTGTGGACCAACTCGTGCTGCGGTCACCCCCTGCCCGGCGCGGACGTCGCGGCGCGGGCCGCGCTGCGCGTCCGCGAGGAGCTGGGCGTCGAGCTCGTCGACGCCCGCGAGGTCGGCCGGTTCCGCTACCGGGCGCCGGACCTGTCGTCGGGTCACGTCGAGTCCGAGTACGACCACGTGCTCCTCGGCGCGTTCCACGGCGGGCTGCGGCCGGACCCGCGGGAGGTCTCCGAGACCGCCTGGGTGACGCCCGACGAGGCGCGCGGACTGGTCGAGCAAGGGCTGGTCACGCCCTGGTTCGCCGACGTGCTGCGGCTCGTCGACGGCGCCGTGGTCGATGCCTGA
- a CDS encoding ABC transporter substrate-binding protein, protein MPFAPPDRTTSGRTARHRLAAVAAATLLPALLAACAGDATADSPTTAAAATAELPTEIPTGTTLVVGDPTTQKAVELAGDDLVTDPGLTIEWANLSGGPQTSEAFRAGALDVGAVADIPPIHAEWTGLDVKIVAAVYREDWQENPIYEFGVAPGVDGVESLEDFAGHRVAYSPGQAQGVIVLRALQEAGLTTDDVTLVELPSNGDVYTTALAAGEVDIAPIGGVQIARYLDKYGADGAHTVRHGLRDDPSHLYVPTSVVDDPAKAAALRAYVELWVQAKLWVHDHPEEWKAGYYVEDQGLSAADADYLVERAGIPDVPTDWTEHITRHQETVELLAAATGNDVLDAADLWDERFAPVVAEAAAAYRERTAG, encoded by the coding sequence ATGCCGTTCGCACCTCCCGACCGGACGACGTCCGGCCGCACCGCGCGTCATCGCCTCGCGGCGGTCGCCGCCGCGACCCTCCTGCCCGCGCTGCTGGCGGCCTGCGCCGGTGACGCGACGGCCGACTCCCCCACGACGGCGGCCGCCGCCACCGCGGAGCTGCCGACCGAGATCCCCACCGGCACGACGCTGGTCGTCGGCGACCCCACCACGCAGAAGGCCGTCGAGCTCGCCGGCGACGACCTCGTCACGGACCCCGGACTGACGATCGAGTGGGCCAACCTCTCCGGCGGTCCGCAGACGTCCGAGGCGTTCCGCGCCGGCGCGCTCGACGTGGGAGCGGTCGCCGACATCCCGCCCATCCACGCCGAGTGGACCGGGCTCGACGTCAAGATCGTCGCCGCGGTGTACCGCGAGGACTGGCAGGAGAACCCGATCTACGAGTTCGGCGTCGCGCCCGGCGTCGACGGGGTCGAGTCCCTCGAGGACTTCGCCGGCCACCGCGTCGCCTACTCCCCCGGCCAGGCCCAGGGCGTCATCGTCCTGCGCGCCCTGCAGGAGGCCGGGCTGACGACCGACGACGTCACGCTCGTCGAGCTGCCGAGCAACGGCGACGTCTACACGACCGCCCTGGCGGCCGGCGAGGTCGACATCGCGCCCATCGGGGGCGTGCAGATCGCCCGCTACCTCGACAAGTACGGCGCCGACGGCGCGCACACCGTGCGCCACGGCCTGCGCGACGACCCCAGCCACCTCTACGTGCCCACGTCGGTGGTCGACGACCCCGCCAAGGCGGCCGCGCTGCGGGCCTACGTCGAGCTGTGGGTGCAGGCCAAGCTCTGGGTCCACGACCACCCGGAGGAGTGGAAGGCCGGGTACTACGTGGAGGACCAGGGCCTCAGCGCCGCCGACGCGGACTACCTGGTCGAGCGCGCCGGGATCCCCGACGTCCCGACGGACTGGACCGAGCACATCACCCGCCACCAGGAGACGGTCGAGCTGCTCGCCGCCGCCACCGGCAACGACGTGCTCGACGCGGCCGACCTGTGGGACGAGCGGTTCGCCCCCGTCGTCGCCGAGGCCGCGGCCGCCTACCGCGAGAGGACGGCGGGCTGA